The Manduca sexta isolate Smith_Timp_Sample1 unplaced genomic scaffold, JHU_Msex_v1.0 HiC_scaffold_2779, whole genome shotgun sequence genome contains the following window.
GGTGGTCCACTTTTTGAGGTAGTCATCTCGCAGAAGAacagtgccgagagggatcgggagagagAAGATCCCTCGcgccgccagaggagacgtaggaggcgccgggcgGACGACTGATCGGTGTCTCCCGCCCGTGGAATGGGGgcatttggagaattccaccgcggtatcccctgcctgtggtaaaggcgactaataggggccatcggggtcgtcggcgggcggctggggccgtccgcccttagtgtacgttgtgcacatctcgcacattgtgatgacccccgggatggatggcagcgtggaaggtaggcctcatgctgccgttgacccCCAAGAGCGTCTCGTTACGCGGGGGTGACCCctccccataggagacgggccgcaacaggcggcaccgcgcagggacgactgcggacgaaaacttagacatttcagtcagaggaagcccacagtcgtccctaatgcgccgaagagggccaccgcggagttttagttggtatgccgtgcgttgtatataggttagggactcggtctaGCGGTCCcccgaaggtcaagatcaaatccgggtcgctcaacgccgggccgtaaggcacggtgaccccaacataaccgctcagtcgcacCGAAAGGCTGGGCGGTACCTATAaagcactttctccgcgaaaaaaaaggtGTCTAAACTTTGTGCGTCACGTCGGTTTAAAATACATCATGTACGTCAAGCGTAGGATGCAATATTgacgtaaattatataaacctaaCATAATGACATCCTACTAACTATTCACTTAAGTAGCCTGGAGCGAGATTAGAGCTGGATTCGGTTAACGCCTACGTCCTGGCGGATAATTACCTACTCTGTCACTAAACGTAGACACAATATAACTTAACACATTGGCTTCTCTTTAGCCAATCTTGTTGctataattaaagataaaaatatagcaaCGAGTTTTAGTCTTCGCAGTAAAGTAGCTGTTTATTGTGCGATACCCCCTCGTGCAAGAACAAAATGAGTAAGAGTCTGTTTTGTCTATCTTTGTTGCCTTGAAGTACTAGCCTGTTTCGAAGAATAGCGTGTCTGATTGTAATGAGATCTAAAAAGGACAAGCTAACGTCTGGGATCACAAGccttatgaatatattttatttaaagttctcGATGAAGCAATTGTAAATGCATCAtgaacagttttatatatttaccacCGAGCGAAATACttgtcaattaaataaattgcgtttttaaatttatttttgtgtgctTTTACAGATGTTAGCAAATACATTAGTATTAACGAGGTTGATCTAGCAACTTATTGCCATTCGTCACGGACGTCCAATGACGTTTTACTGTCCCATTCCACGTAATGAAGACAGCTCAGACTTACAATCAAGGACATTTACATTTCGTTACCAACCCAATTACTCTTGTTTCAATCTTTTAAGGATTAAGGACTTCTACGATATTTCCAAATGGACGCTGTCTGGGCGGACgacgttttatttaataccaACGATCGATTCTTTGCATCGGTGCCTGTATCTATAAAAGGTTCAACCTATAAcgcagaataaataaaaatagacgtAGTTTTGTGCATTGAAGCGATTAATGCAATCAATAGTTTAAAGGAGGCATAAATCCACCAAAAACTAAAGAGATCTTTGTCTGCCACATTGTCATAActaacagccattttcaataaacgatcccaatctcaatcttcaatccgattccgagaataaaccaatcaacaTAACAAATGTTTGagcatttcaataaaaaagctATGTTCCGATTGACCCATATTTGAGATAGATTGACAAAACAATTGAAATCGTTTGTTGAAAGTCGCGGTAAACTTCTACAACGATTTTGATGTACAAAATAGCATCATTCCTAATATGGTAAGACCTGCAAAAAAATTACCTGGAAAGTATTTCATGCACGTAGAGCCCTGAGAAAATCCTAGTATGCAGTAATATTCATGTTACGTATATTTAAGCAATACAGTCTGTAGCTATATTCCTGGCATCATCTTATAGTCATTAGGAAGACGGACGACCCGTGGGTTATGCATAAAAATGGCTCTCACGTTCACCTGAATTATATTAACATCTAATTTTAGACTCCATATAACCTCCGTCGtattaattttaaggagaaactaaggtaaatttataaatatatatagactTTCAGTTTGAGgggataggtactaacataatGATTGAAACCAGTGGCTAAAAGAATGtctaaataaatagttttaaatagatCTATGTTATCATTTTACTACATACTATAACATTAAATTCTATTAATTCATAAATGCCGTCTGTGtgaatttcaatataattttaaatggtttTGTGCAATTGTTTTTGGTTTGAGGGGCTGCAATATCGTGGAGAAATCGAGTGTGACGCGATCACGAACATGGCGGGATTCCGTCGAAATGTCGAGAAACACTAATTCATTATGCTAACGAGACAAGCTGCCGCCGACGGTGATGGATTAACTTTTTCCTCTTCGTATAAACGCTAGCCGACGAAATGCGTAAAATGGACCAATAACAGTGTATGCAAAGTTGGGAGCTCCGTCGTCATAAAATATTAGGTTATTGAAATTTTCCAGTCCCCTAGAGCGGGGAGACGGGGCCAAACACGGTCGCTTTGCGTAGTGAAAATTGCATTTCCTTGTAACTTAGCTTGCATAAAATAGTTAATCGAAGTGATATCTACGGTTTCGTTGTGATCGCATCACGGATCTATTAAGCTGATACTCTataacttcaatattttttggcgACTAATATCGgggtaataaaaacaatatattattatttgtttactgtGCCagcttgttttttaatttaaaatatatgccatgatattattttttctataaacaatAAGCTAATATCCgagcatatttaaaatcagccaCTCACTGAATTCAgctttctaaataataaagctAAAATACTACTATGAGAACTTAATAATGTGCAAATAAAAGTTTCCGCATggtttgttacttttatttatcataatgaAAGGTCTGCTATTTTAGGCCCCTTCGAATTGTATGCAAAACATGAATATTAATCGCAACCATTTGAACTTAATTATTAAACGTGTTTGGGAAGGTCCTACAAAAACAATCGAACCACCGCCAAGATCCAACCACGATAGGTGTATAAATACTACAGACGTAATAATTATAGGAAAGTaacttagaaaaataaataaaactcgatTATCACTCCAACGATATAGCTTACAGGTAACTGGAATTACCTTCTGtcgtacgatcagcaacaaaagtcgatgaacaaatactaatttacaaaacacctgaacattgaaacggaccacaaatcacttaccaaagacgagtacagattaaggttatcatttcaatgttacaaaagtcgctaaacattttgtaacttgacaatgcattagttgatgaatctcattattgaatctatacttctatactattatataaagctgaaaagtttgtttgtttgtttgaccgcgctaatctcaggaactaccggttcagactgaaaaaatatttttgtgttggataaccctttgttagtggagtgctataggctatatatcattacgctgtgaccaataggagcggagcagtaatgaaacatgttgcaaaacgggcaaaatttattagttttgagagcttctgttgcgtgcgctgcttaaacggttaaagttatgcaacaatgatgtatgacgggattgttcctcttaaaaagttctaaaaatataaattaaaacaaagtccccactgcatctgtctgcctgaacgtgttaaactcaaaaactacccaacgtattaagatgaaatttggtatggagacagtttgagaccctgggaagaacataggctcccgggaaaatatatagcgtgacttttataaggaaaactttagcccgaaaaactttatatcgcgggtggagccgcgggcaaaagctcgtacacccttaaaaaatatgaaaaataaactgacgtttacgttgaaacctACGAGGAGAATCTTttgtcagaataattttgaatttgtttgtttttttaagccggccagtgctctataaaataggatgtttaaaatgtaattaacctattcctattaatgttgtaatattactttctaatatattatgatgttttgttcatacttaaaaatttataattctggttattaactttaatatatactattatataaacctaaagggtttgtttctttgaatgcgctaaactcaggaactacttaactgattttgaaaatatttcactaataggaagctacattactcttaagccctacacgctactttctatccagagTAAACATAAAGcacgacttttatctttgaaaaacttttcacgcgggcagagtagcgagccaaagctaatatgttataaaataacaatttaattaacatcctggactgttgtatttattcgacaatgttttgatagtaaaaacgcggtgcgctgcgcttcgcgatattggtgtcttgaagcttgatgggttcaatttaacgaatagaaaaaagcttgcatataaaacaaagaatttgctaatttcagccacatttgtatttattacagatcataaaaattgtcgctagtaatgtttagcagttaatggtttgacagcgttcagctacttttgtagttcaattatgacaagttgttttgtttttaaattaatcagcaacttatggtaaatgataatgattaggaaatattggaaacaaattatgttcaacgacttctgttgctgactgtacattgtaaaaattaaataaaggttGTTTGTCTACAGAGTAGAGATAAAAAACTaccaaattatattcataacttAAAATTCCAATGCTCGCCCTTACTCACGATCTAAACAAGGGACCATCTACCTATCTCCACAAGGCAGAAAAACACACAATGAaactacttagtctggccataaatactgttacacttaattataaaaaaatattacatttgaatttcgaatctgtcatttttatacgattgttcattgtgttttctcattttggcgccaatacattgtaaaatattttgcgatattaaaatggtgtggggtgataaagagaaccgaatcgctgtgatagcattacacaaagtaggtatggagccaaatgcaatttttaaaactctccatacacttggtattagtaaaatgtttgtgtaccgggctattaataggtacaatgagacctcctctgtttgtgacagaaaagatctggccgtccacgtagtgttcgtacgaaaaaggtggtcaaagcagtaagggaaagaattcgaagaaatcctgtccgaaagcaaaagattttatctcgggaaatgaagatagcacctagaaccatgtcgcgtattttaaaagatgacttaggacttgcagcctataagagacgcactggccatttcttaactgataatttaaagaagaatagggtggtaaaatcgaaacaactactgaagcggtacgcaaagggaggtcacagaaaaattttgtttacggatgagaaaatttttacaattgagcaacattttaacaaacaaaatgaccgtatttatgctcaaagctctaaggaagcttcccaattagtcgacagagtgcaacgtggacattatccgacttcagtgatggtttggtggggtgttagctatgaaggagtgactgagccatatttttgtgaaaaggtatcaaaacatcggcacaagtgtatcaagataccattcttgagaaggtagttaagccccttaacatcaccatgttcaataaccaagtatggtccttccagcaagactcggcgccgggtcataaagctcggtccacgcagtcttggttggaatcgaacgtttcggacttcatcagagctgaagactggccgtcgtctagtcccgatcttaatccgctggattatgatttgtggtcagttttagagagtacagcttgctctaaacgccatgataatttggagtccctaaaacaatctatacgattggcagtgaagaattttcccatggaaagagtgcgtgcttctattgataactggcctcatcgtttaaaggactgtattgcagccaatggagaccacttcgaataagctttttatatttttaattgttttatatttatgtattaaactgacacactgtaaaagtaataaatgttatttgcagttaacaattttcttttttctttattacaatatttatggcaagactaggtataataattcatttattcgCACTTTTGTCAACTTTGCCGACTTCACACCCTTTATGGCAAAAAGCACTGTGTTTCAACATTTGCTTCTTAGAATGGAACGTTCTGTCACAGTGCGGACATTTGTGTGGGCGTATACCTGTGTGCACACTCGCATGCCTTCTCAGCTCTCGTGCAGTAGTAAAACATTTGCTACACAGATCACACTCAAAAGGTTTGGAGCCAGTGTGTTTCTGCATATGCACTTTCAGTTGCCCCTTCGCTTTGTATCTAGAACCGCAAATTTCACAACAATGTGGTCTTTCCTCAGAATGCCAAAACCTATGACTCCGAAGCAAATGTGGTGATGCAAAACATTTGCCACAAAATTCACATTTTAACGAGTTTTTCGTTCCCAACTGTCGCTTTCTGTGCATTTTCAATGTGTACAGGTTTTTGAACATCTTATTGCAGTGTGTACAATTCAGTGGTTGTTCTTTCACGTGCACCGTTCTCATGTGAAACTGCAAGATACATTACCATTAACAAAGTTTCGAGTCTGGTCTTTTGCGAATAAGTCAATACATTCTAACTGTTTAatcatagtaatattaaaaatgcgaaaatttgtgagaatggtaatatgttttttcctctttcacgaaataCCTAACTACTGCacggatttaaatgaaactttacagtaatattggttatacatcagaataacacataggctacaatttataatgattttgtgtaacttggtcataatataacggtacatattaagtcggaaaaaaatatcccggaaaactccttcacgcgggcgaagccgcgagcaaaagctagttcgtATATATCTCATAATTGATCGTAGACAtagagtaattataataaagtttcatCGCAATGCTCGTGTATCACACACTACTGTGGATGGTTTAGTTCAGGGATCGATGAACACAgttgaattgtttattaataaatcattaccaATCGTTTTTTTACCTCAACAGCTTCATCACTCACAGTAAgtatatcataatttactaatttaCCGGCGAACCGTTACGGctgataacatttataaatcacCCAAGGATACTATACGAAATCATCTGCTACGAGCCGCCGCATATGAAGATAATCAGAATTTTACAAGTTGTCCACTTTTGGATGTTTGACCTTTAGTAGTTAGTACGTCTCTATTGAGGGCGTAGTTCAGTTGCTAGCACGGAATGTTTATTCAAGTAGACTTCGAATATCAGAAACAAAAATTTAGCCCGAGTACCAATAAGTATTCGAATTTTCACTATCGCTATAATCTATATAGAccattttatacttttaaatttatgattgtgatcaaaaatcaactttatacataatatatttaaaaatacaattcattcgtataaaatatataaaagcgaATAAAATCGAAATACCCATTAACGcttttacaataattgaaaGACCCGTCAATACTACAGAATAATTCAGACCTAAATAGCATTGAAACATCGTAACGCTTGAACGGGACGAATCGATGACCAAACTTACCAATAAATTGTTGTGGCGTTTAAATCCTTTACCGCATTCGtcgcaaataaaattatttatttccttgtGATTTCTTAAATGTTCAATGATTCGGCTTCGTTTGAAGAATCTGAAAATTAATCTGATTATCTTTAATTTGGAAGTGTATTCAGTTCATCTGCTGCAATTTAAACTGCACCTCAATTGAAAGTTTTATGTGAAAAAGATACAATTTATAGCTTATTCTATCAGCCAGTTTTAGACATGTAAGCATATCTCccaattgaaataattatttttaggtcCACAGATAGCCCAGCCTAGCCAAACTATCTTTTCGGCGCATTATCTATGCATTATATACTATtacctttattcatagacgttttttatttaaggaaggagtaaagctgtgataacaagtctgtttgtcAGTGCTgtgacatagggccgttgtgattggctaatattgttgtatctcaatatagccaatcacaacggcatGTCTATtcctcagtgccgttgggcaccaagaaacagacttgttatcacagcatttctccgtccttagataaaaaaacgtctatgaataagagggtataagtattattgttcgccagccccggatctatgggAGGGTAAGtcggggcccatgccccgggcggcgaattcagagggcggcaaatccaaacttggcagacgaatacacgaCTTATatttaacgcaactttgactactaagacatccagaacattacacacataaacatCCAAGTATATTTCAATGCATTGAATCGATACTACCACTGATAAATGACCgatagtaattatatttctgGAATCAGCTGATGTTACACACCTTTAACGATTTTGTTTGCACCGCACATGTTCCAGTTCGATAGGGTTGTTGCTTCCCTAGCTTGGTATGGTTTACGATCAGTGAAATTGCCAGACGCATAAATCCTCCCCCCGTCCATTATCTGACTTGACTTATTTGCCAAAACaggataaagaatattttaaaattgcaatgGCCTTACAAtcgtttaattatttctattaaagaTCAATTTCAATACCGAGTACCGCCACTcagtattcataatattatgaatcagtcatttatttttgttctgaCTTGCCACATATGCAATATGATCggctacaaaattaataaacgtaTCATTGCTCTACCCTCTAGAATTTCCcaaaaaacgcgactcgtaagtcgatatggtttaattttgatgtttgtattGATCAAGAGACCTATGCATTAATCACGTGTTAGTCCCTCAACCAACCCCAATAAAACAACACGGGGTCATGTCGTGTTTTTTGCTACATTCCAAGTACTGGTATTGATTTGTTTATGGACGTTTTTCATTTATCATCAGATGACCTTCTAACGAAACGATACGATCCCGAACAAAATATAAAGGTACTGGTAGTTATGAATCTAATCTCACAACGCTTAAATCATAACTATCGGCGTCACTCTTACAACCTCCTTTCTATAAAACTGGATCGATACGTTTAGTAAATATGACCTTTCTTAGTATATAACTTAAGGCAGGAAAGAACAAAGCTGTAAAGCTCCTAAAATTTAATTGCTAAGGTCGCTTTTTATTTCCTTGGTAATAGATACGcgataaatatgatttataagcgTGGCGCTCGACAGGCGAATGAAGTAAAACAATCATGATAAACTATGAAATAAAGGCGTCAACTACATAAATACGCCTATCTCAGTAGACTCGTATTTTCTAACAATTAGATCTGAACATACGAATGGGAACACGCCTTTATTGGCAAGTTGTCTTTTTCTAGTCGTTTCTCTTTGCTTTTATAAACAGtcgcgaaaaaaatatatataaagacaAGCTAAATTCTAAAGTAATCCATTTTTAAActcacaatatatattattcggCACTAAATACTACACATCGTTATAAcacaaaaagtaatataaacgttgttatttgtataaatattacctatttCATCTTGTCAAAGcagtttatatttcataattaatgtaCACAGTGTTTAATGACAAAGTGTCAGTGTAAACCTGCAtagcattaatttatttaccgcTCAATTCGTGACACGATTGAATTGacgtttattttgtaatgagCTATTTTGCTTGTGGTTGATTAATCAATGTAAATACCAATGGTTATATGACGTACATTTAATCTATCGCAGCCAGTACTAGAATATCGAATTTggtcaaatattaaatttgaatgttaTAGTACTTAAAATGTctcatgaagaaaaaaaaatgtagccaATAAATTTTtggaacaaattaaatttacattatcaTGCATATAAATGACAATATCCCATCAAGAAATTCAGAAAGCTATAGAAAATCATTCTACTTTCAAATAAgtaccattatttttaaatttcacattTCTTCAAACCAAagaattatttcacaaataactaATACAATAACCGAAACTGCGATACAGCACGTTACAATAGCAACAAATTAATTTgcttcaataatttttttctacattattAATACACTACATCGATTTTCCACACAATAGGTTTGTATTACTTAGCATcgaaatttatagaaataactaacataatatcttagttatattataatatagttttaaattgtcTACCCTTGCTCGAATTTATCGCACAAACGTATGGAACGTGGCCGTATAACATATGTGCCAGAACTCGTACCTCGACATTATTCCAATGCATGCACAATATAAAGATGGCGGAAGGAACATATATTAATTTTCCCGCCACCACTGCGAGGCGCGACGATAAATCTCAAGTCGCACGACCAGCACCGGCTTCCATAATAAAAGTATCGTAAAACTAACATTAGGCTAGAAGATGTGTTTTAGTTTCAAGAGAACTGATACATCATTTATAAAGGTCGATGGGAATAGAAGCGTCTATGACATTGTTTACAATGACGCATGATACTGCATTTTAATCAtcctttaatataattaattcccATTTCTACGCTAACCCTGAAGTCGAGCTTTGATGAAATGATGAATTTCGAATtacccttttttattattattaagaattgttatatttatacttcGTTTTGCATGACCagaatttttctaaaaaatctaaTGGATCACGTCATGATTACcaacacccccccccccccgcccccATTTCCCACTCCAGAAATATGACAAAGAGAAATTCGTGTATTCGTCCCACTGCACAATATGCAAGTCCTTCAACCCTATTCCTACGCCATAAAGATCATAATCAAAAACTATAAACATAACTTACCTCAATCCACAGACGTCGCATACATACTTCCTCCCTGCATGTGTACGTACATGCGATTCGAAAGTTTTGTACAggaaaattcaatatcacattTAGAACAATAGCCGCCATTTTTGTTTAAGTGCGCTGACCTGTAGTGAAATTGCATGGACAGTCTTGATACAAAAAGTTTTTTGCATGCAGGACAAGACTTTTTCACTTTAAGTGCCTCTGAGTTGTGAGATAtcctaaaattgaaatatttttgtgaaagcGCACTCATTCACATCTATAACATTAAGGACTATCtataatttcttcaataatttctcatgtttacgggaatgttagacattacaataaaactatttgttggattttatcgcatttttttatattataattttcttctgacgtttcagactttgcagccttcatggtcacagggggacTTTGTAGACTGGTGGGGCTGAGATGTTGGTTGTCCAAAAAGTCTAAATTACTACATTTACctccattttacaattatacaaataacttacaaaaatacttttcgGCCGACCGAGACCTAAGTTCCCCCGTGTAGGCTGCAAAttattcgaaacgtcggtagaaaattataaaatataaaatcgcgataaaaatccgaaaaatagttttatttcaatgtaagaCTCCTAGATATCCCAAATTATCGTACAGCAAATTATTCGAAACTCCAACCTTATTCTCAGATAATAAtagtttcattcataaatacatatacttaattaagttagttatatatttttttttacctgtgTGCTACCATATCCGCAAAATCTCTGCCTACAAATTCGCACATTTGACATCGCAAATCATTCCTAGAACAGTGCTCCtcaaaatgtcgactgactagtTGCTCAGATTTGGATGTAAATCTACAAAGgcctaaaacaaattaataattcaaacatATAGTAGGGCAAGCTTGAAAGaataggtattaataaatattaataagaataggtattaatatataaactacactttaaaattaattttataactgttGAAGTTTATAAGTggtcattttatttcaaaattatacaaattttaaacttacaatatttttcaaattttatttacacactgAATCATCACAAACTTACCACACAGGTGTTCTTGTGTCTTTTTGTTGTTTCTACGGATTTCCTTTTTTTCATCTTTGGTTTTGCCACAGAGTGTCATGTGCATTTTAAGCCATCCCTCCCTtcctacaaaaatatacttaagaacattatgtttataaatagtatatatttaaactgtGTTAAAATTCCAAATTGTGGACCTTACCataaactttattacatttCTGGCATTTCAGTATACCCTTTATggtgtcattatttattttaaagttatcatTGTGCCCCAAACTATTGTCATCAGTTGTCTCAAGTCTATTATTAACATTACCAGAATCATTATCTAAACCATCATCAGATCCACATTTATGACCACTATCAAGCAAATCTTTTTCAATGTTATCCTTGTGTTCT
Protein-coding sequences here:
- the LOC119192429 gene encoding gastrula zinc finger protein XlCGF7.1-like, with the protein product FLYKTFESHVRTHAGRKYVCDVCGLRFFKRSRIIEHLRNHKEINNFICDECGKGFKRHNNLLFHMRTVHVKEQPLNCTHCNKMFKNLYTLKMHRKRQLGTKNSLKCEFCGKCFASPHLLRSHRFWHSEERPHCCEICGSRYKAKGQLKVHMQKHTGSKPFECDLCSKCFTTARELRRHASVHTGIRPHKCPHCDRTFHSKKQMLKHSAFCHKGCEVGKVDKSANK